From Halorussus lipolyticus:
ACTTGGCCGACGACGGACTGGTCGAGACGAGCGACGAGGACGAACTCGTCGTCCGACTCCGCCGATAATCTCCTCGTCGCGCGGGAGTCCCGCGCTCGAAGGAAACACATCTTTCACTGCGTGTCGCTAACTGACCGGCGATGCCGGGACTGCTCGTCTCCCTCGCTCTCGTCGTCGTCGCAACGCTCGTCATCTGGAAGGGAAGTACGTACTTCGAGGGGGCCGCCGAGCGCCTGAGCAAGCACTACGGTCTGCCGGTCGCGGTCCACGGTGCCATCGTGGTCGCGGTGGGGTCGAGTTTCCCCGAAATCAGTTCGGTCGTCATCAGCACCGTCTTCCACGGCGAGTTCTCGCTCGGGGTCGGAGCCATCGTCGGGAGCGCCATCTTCAACCTGCTGGTCATCCCGGCGTTCTCGGCGCTGTTCAGCGAGGAACTCGAATCGACTCGGGACATCGTTCACAAGGACGCGCAGTTCTACATCATCAGCGTCCTCGTGCTGTTCATCGTCTTCGCGCTCGGAGCGACCTACGTCCCCGGCGGAACGAACACCGCCGCCGTCCTGACGCCGGCGCTGGCCCTCGTCCCGATTGCCACCTACGGAATCTACGTCTTCCTCCACCAACAGGACGCCAGCGACCACGTGGCCGACGAGGCCCTCGACGTGCGCCCGGCCAGAGAGTGGGCCGTCCTCGCGGTGTCGCTACTGGTCATCGCAGTCGGCGTCGAGGGCATCGTCCGGGCCGCCCTCTCGCTCGGAGACATCTTCGACACGCCGAGTTTCCTGTGGGGACTGACGGTCATCGCCGCCGGGACCAGTCTGCCCGACGCATTCGTCAGCATTCGCGCCGCCCAGAGCGGCGACAGCGTGACCAGCCTCACGAACGTTCTCGGGAGCAACACGTTCAATCTCCTCGTCGCCATCCCCCTCGGCGTCCTGCTGGCCGG
This genomic window contains:
- a CDS encoding sodium:calcium antiporter; amino-acid sequence: MPGLLVSLALVVVATLVIWKGSTYFEGAAERLSKHYGLPVAVHGAIVVAVGSSFPEISSVVISTVFHGEFSLGVGAIVGSAIFNLLVIPAFSALFSEELESTRDIVHKDAQFYIISVLVLFIVFALGATYVPGGTNTAAVLTPALALVPIATYGIYVFLHQQDASDHVADEALDVRPAREWAVLAVSLLVIAVGVEGIVRAALSLGDIFDTPSFLWGLTVIAAGTSLPDAFVSIRAAQSGDSVTSLTNVLGSNTFNLLVAIPLGVLLAGSATINFLAAIPTMGFLAFATLVFIVFTRTGLELTDREAYGFLGLYALFLVWMTLESVGVIETVRGI